A genome region from Natronosalvus rutilus includes the following:
- a CDS encoding helix-turn-helix transcriptional regulator: MARWLQSGRRRDICFLLAAMEAARGQELKSALESHYDERLEPKAFYGSLSALVDAGFVEKDVEGLHDVYRLTGAGEARVREHGSWVCECLEAEGESESKSSE; this comes from the coding sequence ATGGCGAGATGGCTTCAGAGCGGGCGGCGACGCGACATCTGTTTTCTCCTCGCAGCGATGGAGGCGGCACGCGGCCAGGAACTCAAGTCGGCTCTCGAGTCCCACTACGACGAGCGCCTCGAGCCGAAGGCGTTCTACGGCTCCCTGTCGGCGCTCGTCGACGCGGGATTCGTCGAGAAGGACGTCGAGGGGCTCCACGACGTCTATCGCCTGACCGGCGCCGGCGAGGCTCGCGTTCGCGAACACGGGTCCTGGGTGTGTGAGTGTCTCGAGGCCGAGGGCGAGAGCGAGAGTAAGTCGTCGGAGTGA
- a CDS encoding 7TM-DISM domain-containing protein has translation MSERSDEVSVDDDEAQSSGQREPTERGGSGADTDDLLAETERLLEGGSGASTDAGVSADAETRSTPPSESTTDSSWKRKWNPLSRPRFGGSIRDRLSPSRYLSPRSLLATVLTLGFGMVAGGIVLPFSGIGRLLGLFAMAFVIGVAASRRRYLEVGFSGAGIGALAVLLDFALFLPTDSGRYLLAIGAGAGLLASVIGYYFGRDLRAGLARDIE, from the coding sequence ATGAGCGAGCGTTCCGACGAGGTATCGGTAGACGACGACGAGGCGCAGTCGTCCGGCCAGCGAGAGCCGACCGAAAGGGGCGGGTCCGGCGCCGACACCGACGACCTGCTGGCCGAAACTGAACGGCTCCTGGAAGGCGGCTCCGGCGCGAGCACCGACGCCGGCGTGAGCGCCGACGCCGAAACGCGGTCGACGCCACCGAGCGAATCGACGACGGACTCGAGTTGGAAGCGAAAGTGGAACCCGCTCTCGCGCCCACGGTTCGGCGGCTCGATCCGCGACCGTCTCTCGCCGTCGCGGTACCTCTCCCCGAGAAGTCTCCTCGCCACCGTCCTCACACTCGGATTCGGCATGGTGGCTGGGGGGATCGTCTTGCCGTTTTCCGGCATCGGCCGCCTGCTCGGCCTGTTCGCGATGGCGTTCGTGATCGGCGTCGCGGCATCGAGGCGTCGCTACCTCGAGGTCGGGTTCAGCGGTGCCGGCATCGGCGCGCTTGCTGTCCTCCTCGATTTCGCCCTCTTTCTGCCGACGGATTCGGGTCGGTACTTGCTCGCCATCGGTGCGGGCGCTGGCCTCCTCGCGAGCGTGATCGGCTACTACTTCGGTCGCGATCTTCGGGCGGGACTGGCTCGCGACATTGAGTGA
- a CDS encoding ferritin-like domain-containing protein has protein sequence MSLGQRVSSDHQLTRLLQIGIVLEEVVESRAAHHLESLPEAEREAIDEEVRELLAEAAEESAEHRQRLEALVDELEAETVSYEEINTLVDARYGPPEDTDGVLYDQLCNEETAYKFYDDLIAAIEASETDFSVDRERVLDTLEAIRAEETEGVEAVTDIMERRA, from the coding sequence ATGAGCCTGGGACAGCGGGTCTCGAGCGACCACCAGCTCACCCGACTGCTACAGATCGGGATCGTCCTGGAAGAGGTCGTCGAGTCGCGTGCCGCCCACCACCTCGAGTCGTTGCCCGAGGCCGAACGCGAGGCAATCGACGAGGAGGTACGGGAATTACTCGCCGAGGCGGCCGAAGAGTCAGCCGAGCACCGCCAGCGCCTCGAGGCGCTCGTCGACGAACTCGAGGCCGAGACGGTCTCCTACGAGGAGATCAACACGCTGGTCGACGCCCGATACGGGCCACCCGAGGACACCGACGGCGTCCTCTACGACCAGCTGTGTAACGAGGAAACGGCCTACAAGTTCTACGACGACCTCATCGCGGCGATCGAGGCCTCCGAGACGGACTTCAGCGTCGACCGCGAGCGCGTCCTCGACACCCTCGAGGCGATCCGCGCGGAGGAAACCGAGGGCGTCGAAGCGGTAACGGATATTATGGAGCGACGAGCATGA
- a CDS encoding metal-dependent transcriptional regulator, whose product MNTADQYLKAVYLAQRLEDGPASTGTLAELLEVSPASVNEMIGKLEERELVEHEKYKGATLTDEGLERAHNALQTYCIIERFLTNVLEVEEFREEARALESVIDETVADRLDTIIDRREECPDCFDAEEDCCAYLEAGSLAE is encoded by the coding sequence ATGAATACGGCAGATCAATACCTGAAGGCGGTCTACCTGGCACAGCGTCTCGAAGACGGCCCGGCCTCCACCGGCACCCTCGCGGAGTTACTCGAGGTCAGCCCGGCGAGCGTCAACGAGATGATTGGGAAACTCGAGGAGCGAGAACTCGTCGAACACGAGAAGTACAAGGGAGCGACGCTCACCGACGAAGGACTCGAGCGCGCACACAACGCCCTCCAGACGTACTGTATCATCGAGCGATTTCTCACGAACGTCCTGGAGGTCGAGGAGTTCCGCGAGGAGGCCCGCGCCCTCGAGAGCGTCATCGACGAGACCGTCGCGGACCGATTGGACACGATTATCGACCGCCGGGAGGAGTGCCCGGACTGTTTCGACGCCGAGGAGGACTGCTGTGCCTACCTCGAGGCGGGGTCGCTCGCGGAGTGA
- a CDS encoding DUF5811 family protein, which produces MNGNTPYGGLPGVTQAGQRAAADVPELSLEQKRTLQRTVSQIAARTRDFLPDEYVVDADVADGVSGPQALVAVQPPIGHPVSAGFTPDLENTPEDLISADDRDEVARGLAASAALQVKQAVSDDVTPTAR; this is translated from the coding sequence ATGAACGGAAATACGCCGTACGGTGGGTTGCCGGGAGTTACACAGGCCGGACAGCGGGCCGCGGCGGACGTTCCCGAACTGTCACTCGAGCAAAAGCGAACGCTCCAGCGGACGGTCAGTCAGATCGCCGCCAGGACGCGGGATTTCCTCCCCGACGAGTACGTCGTCGACGCGGACGTCGCCGACGGTGTCTCCGGCCCACAGGCGCTCGTGGCCGTCCAGCCACCCATCGGTCACCCGGTCAGCGCCGGATTCACGCCCGACCTGGAGAACACGCCCGAGGACCTCATCAGTGCCGACGACCGCGACGAGGTCGCCCGAGGGCTGGCTGCGAGCGCCGCCTTACAGGTGAAACAGGCCGTGAGCGACGACGTGACGCCGACGGCACGCTAG
- a CDS encoding acyl-CoA dehydrogenase encodes MDFSLSPEQAQIRDMVAEFVDEEIVPVASEIDHEDEFPQDLVDQMADLGLMGMPFPEEYGGAGLDYHSYAIGIEEISRGSGGLGTVVAAHISLAGNMLYEFGDESQKETYLTPLAEGKDVGAFALSEAGAGSDVPSMTTTAERDGDEYVVNGGKLWISNGSVADTVTLFAKTDPDAGNRGISSFVVRPEEDDGFYVEGTEEKLGDKGCPTAELRFDDLRIPADRRLGEEGDGFVQALKTLNGGRITIAARGVGIARAAFEEARSYAGEREQFGQPIGEFQAIKHKLADMDTKIQAAKLLMHKAADNKIRGEDYITEAAQAKLYASEVSREVANEGIQIHGGYGYTKDFPAERFYRDAKLNEIYEGTSEILRNTIGDRLLE; translated from the coding sequence CTTCAGCCTCTCGCCGGAGCAGGCACAGATTCGGGACATGGTCGCGGAGTTCGTCGACGAGGAGATCGTTCCCGTCGCGAGCGAGATCGACCACGAGGACGAGTTCCCACAGGATCTCGTCGACCAGATGGCCGACCTGGGCCTGATGGGGATGCCGTTCCCCGAGGAATACGGCGGTGCCGGCCTCGACTACCACTCCTACGCGATCGGGATCGAGGAGATTTCCCGAGGCTCGGGCGGACTGGGGACCGTCGTCGCCGCACACATCTCGCTGGCGGGGAACATGCTCTACGAGTTCGGCGACGAGTCCCAGAAGGAGACGTACCTGACGCCGCTCGCCGAGGGGAAAGATGTCGGCGCGTTCGCCCTTTCGGAGGCCGGAGCCGGCAGCGACGTCCCCTCGATGACGACGACGGCCGAACGCGACGGAGACGAGTACGTCGTCAACGGCGGCAAGCTCTGGATCTCGAACGGCTCGGTCGCCGATACCGTCACCCTCTTCGCGAAGACCGATCCCGACGCCGGCAACCGCGGCATCTCCTCATTCGTCGTTCGCCCCGAGGAGGACGACGGCTTCTACGTCGAGGGTACGGAGGAGAAACTCGGTGACAAGGGCTGTCCCACCGCCGAACTCCGGTTCGACGACCTCCGGATCCCCGCCGACCGCCGACTCGGCGAGGAGGGCGACGGCTTCGTCCAGGCGCTCAAGACGCTCAACGGCGGCCGCATCACCATCGCGGCCCGCGGCGTCGGCATCGCCCGTGCCGCCTTCGAGGAGGCCCGGTCGTACGCCGGCGAGCGCGAGCAGTTCGGCCAGCCCATCGGCGAGTTCCAGGCGATCAAGCACAAACTTGCGGACATGGACACGAAGATACAGGCCGCGAAACTGCTGATGCACAAGGCCGCCGACAACAAGATCCGTGGCGAGGACTACATCACCGAGGCCGCCCAGGCGAAGCTCTACGCCAGCGAGGTCTCCCGCGAGGTCGCCAACGAAGGCATCCAGATTCACGGCGGCTACGGCTACACCAAAGACTTCCCCGCCGAGCGCTTCTACCGCGACGCCAAACTCAACGAGATTTACGAGGGCACGAGCGAGATTCTGCGAAATACGATCGGGGATCGGCTGCTCGAGTAG
- the infB gene encoding translation initiation factor IF-2 encodes MSDTDSDTHDPAALRTPIVAVLGHVDHGKTSLLDKIRGSAVIEGEAGAITQHIGATAVPLEVVSSIAGELVDPDDFDLPGLLFIDTPGHHSFTTLRSRGGALADIAILVVDVNDGFQPQTLEALDILKRSQTPFIVAANKIDTVPGWNVHEDAPITQTYESQSDRTRQRLDESLYTIIGNLSDQDFSADLYWRVQNFQRNVGVVPVSALTGEGVPDLLAVMMGLSQRYMKEEMEIDVAGPGVGTVLEVKEEKGFGTTIDTVLYDGTIRSDDTIVVGGLNDPIVTEVRALLQPRPLAEIRTESRFDNVEEVGAAAGIKVAAPDLEDAMAGAPVRVVRDRPLEDVIAEVESELADIAVDTEEEGVVVKADTLGSLEAMADALGEAEIPIVRAEVGDVAPRDISVASTADDAKQRAVLGFSVDVLADAKRRAEIDDVKLFTDDVIYQLVEGYTEHVEEIERAQQDTILDNITRPSRFRVLEDHVFRQNDPAVVGVEIYSGTLQNNSFVAKWEDNEPTRVGQVKGIQEQGEDVDEARAGERVSVAIDGPTIGRQVKEGDLLWTEVPEKHAKILEQELASEIPADELEALNMYLEKHRKRDPFWGK; translated from the coding sequence ATGTCGGACACTGACTCGGATACACACGATCCAGCGGCCCTCAGGACCCCGATCGTCGCGGTCCTAGGACACGTCGACCACGGCAAGACCAGTCTCCTCGACAAGATCCGCGGCTCCGCGGTCATCGAGGGCGAAGCAGGGGCGATTACCCAGCACATCGGCGCGACCGCCGTCCCGCTCGAGGTCGTCTCCTCGATCGCCGGCGAACTCGTCGATCCGGACGACTTCGACCTCCCTGGCCTCCTCTTCATCGACACGCCCGGCCACCACTCGTTCACGACGCTTCGATCCCGCGGGGGCGCGCTCGCGGACATCGCCATCCTGGTCGTCGACGTCAACGACGGCTTCCAGCCCCAGACGCTCGAGGCGCTGGACATCCTCAAGCGCTCCCAGACGCCGTTCATCGTCGCCGCGAACAAGATCGACACCGTCCCCGGCTGGAACGTCCACGAGGACGCCCCGATCACCCAGACCTACGAGTCTCAGTCCGATCGGACCCGCCAGCGCTTAGACGAGAGTCTCTATACGATCATCGGGAACCTCTCCGACCAGGACTTCTCGGCGGATCTGTACTGGCGCGTCCAGAACTTCCAGCGTAACGTCGGCGTCGTCCCCGTCTCCGCGCTCACCGGCGAGGGCGTCCCCGACTTACTCGCCGTCATGATGGGGCTCTCCCAGCGCTACATGAAAGAGGAGATGGAGATCGACGTCGCCGGCCCCGGCGTCGGCACGGTGCTGGAAGTCAAAGAAGAGAAAGGGTTCGGCACGACGATCGACACCGTCCTCTACGACGGGACCATTCGGAGCGACGACACCATCGTCGTCGGCGGCCTGAACGATCCCATCGTCACCGAGGTCCGCGCCCTGCTCCAGCCCCGGCCGCTCGCCGAGATTCGGACCGAGAGCCGCTTCGACAACGTCGAAGAGGTCGGCGCAGCCGCCGGGATCAAAGTCGCCGCCCCCGACCTCGAGGACGCGATGGCCGGCGCTCCCGTTCGAGTCGTCCGGGACCGCCCCCTCGAGGACGTCATCGCCGAAGTCGAGTCCGAGCTCGCGGACATCGCCGTCGACACCGAGGAGGAGGGCGTCGTCGTCAAAGCCGACACCCTGGGGAGCCTCGAGGCGATGGCCGACGCTCTCGGTGAGGCCGAGATTCCGATCGTCCGGGCCGAAGTCGGCGACGTCGCGCCGCGGGACATCTCGGTCGCCTCGACCGCGGACGACGCGAAACAGCGCGCCGTCCTCGGTTTCAGCGTCGACGTCCTCGCCGACGCCAAGCGCCGGGCTGAAATCGACGACGTCAAACTGTTCACCGACGACGTGATCTACCAGCTCGTCGAGGGCTACACCGAACACGTCGAGGAGATCGAGCGCGCCCAGCAGGACACTATCCTCGACAACATCACCCGCCCATCCCGGTTCCGCGTGCTCGAGGACCACGTCTTCCGCCAGAACGACCCCGCCGTCGTCGGCGTCGAGATTTACTCGGGGACGCTCCAGAACAACTCCTTCGTCGCGAAGTGGGAGGACAACGAGCCGACGCGCGTTGGACAGGTCAAGGGCATTCAAGAGCAGGGCGAGGACGTCGACGAGGCCCGCGCGGGCGAGCGCGTCTCGGTGGCCATCGACGGACCGACCATCGGTCGGCAAGTCAAGGAAGGCGACCTCCTGTGGACGGAAGTCCCCGAGAAACACGCCAAGATCCTCGAGCAAGAACTCGCCAGCGAGATTCCCGCCGACGAACTCGAGGCGCTAAACATGTACCTCGAGAAACACCGCAAGCGAGATCCGTTCTGGGGCAAGTAG